The following proteins are co-located in the Macadamia integrifolia cultivar HAES 741 chromosome 3, SCU_Mint_v3, whole genome shotgun sequence genome:
- the LOC122073330 gene encoding troponin T, skeletal muscle-like gives METPASMRRITRSQALTATNNIPTSRKSEQSEKKSQSRQRNLKSDKSALNDITNDSPIVGLAGGSLETPSSFAKKRNQPKKTPGSGEALLRGQVKTLLQKVEEEAEFSKFCVEHLPSLHLSGALGSPSGLLAPTPANTPQIPNLSCGGDIKNILNGSASEMPSSNVDEESKIPQAVMDIEETKQDSLESVRNVTIRSLLFDFSEKSEISDSSECSSALTYQGETHGLEKSVEEDDASVWSIQVNASTIDEDEDGEEIVEGEEAEGDDNYYEEEEEGEEEEEEEVFDQLCEGLSKMIVQEKRMPEFKGKHTRFVYNNDDEIEGAEEVSESISPEVLRLNGLPTPKGKHLRFHQEEEED, from the exons ATGGAGACTCCCGCATCAATGAGAAGAATTACAAGATCACAGGCTTTGACTGCAACGAACAACATCCCAACGTCAA GGAAAAGCGAACAATCTGAAAAGAAGTCTCAATCGAGACAAAGAAACTTGAAAAGCGACAAGTCGGCGCTTAATGATATTACGAACGATTCCCCCATTGTTGGCCTTGCTGGTGGAAGCTTGGAGACGCCTTCCTCCTTTGCCAAGAAaaggaatcaacccaagaagaCCCCTGGTTCTGGGGAGGCCCTGCTTCGGGGTCAGGTCAAGACCCTCTTACAGAAGGTCGAAGAAGAGGCTGAGTTCTCCAAATTTTGTGTCGAGCACCTCCCGTCCCTCCATCTCTCGGGCGCCCTTGGTTCTCCATCGGGGCTTCTCGCCCCAACTCCAGCGAACACACCCCAGATCCCCAATCTTTCCTGCGGCGGAGATATCAAGAACATTCTAAACGGCTCCGCCTCCGAAATGCCGTCCTCCAATGTAGACGAAGAATCCAAGATTCCTCAG GCGGTCATGGACATAGAAGAAACGAAGCAAGATTCTCTGGAATCTGTAAGGAATGTGACGATTCGGTCTTTACTGTTTGATTTCTCTGAGAAGTCAGAGATCTCTGATTCATCAGAATGCTCGTCTGCGCTGACTTACCAAGGCGAGACTCACGGCCTAGAGAAGTCAGTTGAGGAAGACGATGCTTCAGTTTGGTCCATTCAGGTCAACGCTAGTACTATAGACGAAgatgaagatggagaagaaattGTAGAAGGAGAGGAAGCAGAAGGAGATGACAACTACtacgaggaagaagaagaaggagaagaagaagaagaagaagaagtgtttGACCAACTGTGCGAGGGTCTGAGCAAGATGATCGTTCAAGAGAAGAGAATGCCCGAGTTCAAGGGCAAGCATACCCGGTTCGTGTACAACAATGACGACGAGATTGAAGGAGCAGAGGAGGTCTCGGAGAGTATTTCACCTGAAGTATTGCGTTTGAATGGTTTGCCCACTCCGAAAGGGAAGCACCTTCGCTTCCAccaggaagaagaggaggattgA